A genomic region of Persephonella marina EX-H1 contains the following coding sequences:
- a CDS encoding type II toxin-antitoxin system prevent-host-death family antitoxin, protein MIITANELKTKGISFVEKILKKYREAYISVRGKPKFVILPIEEYEKLKEAELEKIIKEAEEDYKAGRIIKETAEEHIKRLGI, encoded by the coding sequence ATGATTATAACGGCAAATGAACTGAAAACAAAAGGAATTTCCTTTGTTGAGAAAATTCTAAAAAAATACAGGGAAGCATATATCTCTGTTAGAGGGAAGCCTAAGTTTGTCATATTACCAATTGAAGAATATGAAAAACTGAAAGAAGCGGAACTTGAAAAAATTATAAAAGAAGCAGAAGAGGATTATAAAGCAGGTAGGATTATAAAAGAAACTGCAGAGGAACATATAAAAAGATTGGGAATATAA
- the uvrA gene encoding excinuclease ABC subunit UvrA, whose protein sequence is MDRIVIHGARQHNLKNIDLEIPKNKLIVITGPSGSGKSSLAFDTIYAEGQRRYVESLSAYARQFLGLMEKPDVDSIDGLSPAIAIDQKTTSKNPRSTVGTVTEIYDYLRLLFARVGKPHCPECNSIIASQSAEEISEQILKFPEGSKIQILAPVIRGKKGEHKDIFEKINRMGFPRVRVDGDIYLVEEVPKLEKNKKHTIEIVIDRIVIKEGIRTRLNDSIEQALKLGDGIVVVNNLSEGKDHIFSEKFACPQHGFSIAELSPRLFSFNSPYGACPECKGLGIIHKIDIDTLIDYNRAVIESFRITDSFYFKYVKGIIYDIIYYHGINKFTKFKDLPEDVKDELILEIVPHLERKYLETDNEKQRAELEKFIREVRCPVCKGSRLKKEALYVLINGRSIWDVVRMNILESYRFFEDFEKSPMSEKDRVIGEKIIKEIKERLKFLIDVGLDYLTLERSATTLSGGEAQRIRLATQIGSKLSGVLYVLDEPSIGLHPRDTAKLINTLKELRDLDNTVIVVEHDPETIEEADVIVDMGPGSGVYGGEIVAVGTPEEIMENPHSLTGKYLSGKLKIPVPKERRKPDPDRKLVIKGAKEHNLKNIDVEIPLGLFVAVTGVSGSGKSTLIYDILWQAAKNRFHHRNDYVGDHDTIEGWEHIDKVINVDQSPIGRTPRSNPATYTKVFDQIRALFAATPEAKIRGYTPGRFSFNVKGGRCEACKGDGVVKIEMHFLPDVYVTCEVCQGKRYNRETLSVLYKGKNISDILDMTVAEALEFFENVPSIRNKLKVLNDVGLDYIKLGQPATTLSGGEAQRIKLTRELSKRDTGKTLYFLDEPTTGLHSHDVEKLIRVLNKLVDKGNTVVVIEHNLDIIKNADWIIDLGPEGGDRGGQIVAVGTPEEIMENPNSYTGQFLKKYLQDERLTSV, encoded by the coding sequence ATGGACAGAATTGTGATACATGGTGCAAGACAGCATAACCTGAAAAATATTGATCTGGAGATACCTAAGAATAAGCTGATCGTTATTACAGGTCCTTCAGGATCGGGAAAGTCATCACTTGCCTTTGATACCATATATGCTGAAGGGCAGAGAAGGTATGTTGAAAGCCTCTCTGCCTATGCAAGACAGTTTTTAGGTCTTATGGAAAAACCAGATGTTGACAGTATTGATGGTCTCTCACCTGCTATAGCTATTGATCAGAAAACAACATCAAAAAACCCAAGATCAACAGTTGGAACCGTAACGGAGATTTACGACTACCTTAGGCTTTTGTTTGCAAGGGTAGGGAAACCACACTGTCCGGAATGTAACAGTATAATAGCCTCACAGTCTGCTGAGGAGATATCTGAGCAGATCCTGAAGTTTCCAGAGGGAAGCAAGATACAGATCCTTGCTCCTGTTATCAGAGGGAAGAAAGGAGAGCATAAGGATATTTTTGAAAAGATAAACAGAATGGGATTTCCAAGGGTCAGGGTTGACGGTGATATATATCTTGTGGAGGAAGTTCCAAAACTTGAAAAGAATAAAAAACATACCATAGAGATCGTTATAGACAGAATTGTTATAAAAGAGGGAATCAGAACAAGACTGAATGACAGTATAGAGCAGGCTTTAAAGTTGGGTGACGGCATCGTAGTTGTGAACAATCTATCTGAAGGAAAGGATCATATTTTCAGCGAGAAGTTTGCCTGTCCACAACATGGATTTTCTATAGCGGAGCTTTCTCCAAGACTTTTCTCATTTAACAGTCCTTACGGAGCCTGTCCCGAATGTAAAGGGCTTGGGATAATACATAAGATAGATATTGATACACTTATAGATTACAACAGGGCTGTTATTGAGTCATTCCGTATAACAGATAGTTTTTACTTTAAGTATGTGAAAGGGATTATATACGACATCATCTATTATCACGGTATAAATAAATTCACAAAGTTTAAGGACCTTCCTGAGGATGTTAAGGATGAGCTTATTCTTGAGATAGTTCCTCATCTTGAAAGAAAGTATCTTGAGACGGACAACGAGAAGCAGAGAGCAGAGCTTGAAAAGTTTATAAGGGAAGTAAGATGTCCTGTGTGTAAAGGATCAAGACTGAAAAAGGAAGCTCTCTATGTCCTTATAAACGGCAGATCTATCTGGGATGTGGTCAGGATGAATATCCTGGAGAGCTACAGATTTTTTGAGGATTTTGAGAAATCTCCAATGTCTGAGAAGGACAGAGTTATAGGAGAGAAGATCATAAAGGAGATAAAGGAAAGACTGAAATTTTTAATAGATGTTGGTCTTGATTATCTTACACTTGAGAGATCCGCAACAACGCTCTCAGGAGGAGAAGCTCAGAGAATAAGACTTGCTACACAGATAGGATCAAAGCTCAGCGGAGTTCTCTATGTCCTTGATGAGCCTTCAATAGGTCTCCACCCAAGGGATACTGCGAAACTTATAAACACGTTGAAAGAGCTTAGAGATCTTGATAATACTGTGATAGTTGTTGAACACGATCCAGAAACGATTGAAGAGGCTGATGTTATAGTTGATATGGGTCCAGGAAGCGGTGTGTATGGTGGGGAGATCGTTGCTGTAGGGACGCCAGAAGAGATAATGGAAAACCCCCATTCATTAACAGGTAAGTATCTGAGCGGAAAACTGAAGATACCGGTTCCTAAGGAAAGAAGAAAGCCTGATCCAGATAGAAAGCTTGTTATAAAAGGTGCTAAGGAACACAACCTGAAAAATATAGATGTAGAGATCCCACTTGGACTTTTTGTCGCTGTTACAGGGGTTTCAGGAAGTGGAAAATCAACGCTTATATACGATATTCTCTGGCAGGCAGCAAAAAACAGATTTCACCACAGAAATGATTATGTTGGAGATCATGATACTATAGAAGGGTGGGAACATATAGACAAGGTAATAAATGTTGACCAGTCTCCAATTGGAAGAACGCCAAGATCAAACCCTGCAACTTACACAAAGGTTTTTGATCAGATAAGAGCACTTTTTGCAGCAACACCAGAGGCAAAAATAAGAGGATACACACCTGGTAGATTCTCATTTAATGTGAAAGGTGGAAGATGTGAAGCATGTAAAGGAGATGGTGTTGTAAAAATAGAGATGCACTTCTTACCTGATGTTTATGTAACATGTGAGGTATGTCAGGGGAAAAGGTACAACAGGGAGACTTTATCTGTTTTATACAAGGGAAAGAATATATCTGATATTCTTGATATGACTGTAGCAGAAGCACTTGAGTTTTTTGAGAATGTGCCTTCTATCAGAAATAAACTTAAGGTTTTAAATGATGTAGGACTTGATTATATAAAACTTGGACAGCCTGCAACAACACTCTCAGGCGGAGAAGCTCAGAGGATAAAACTGACAAGGGAGCTCTCAAAAAGAGATACAGGAAAAACTCTTTATTTTCTTGATGAGCCAACTACAGGACTTCACTCACATGATGTGGAAAAGCTTATAAGGGTTCTTAATAAACTTGTGGATAAAGGAAATACAGTGGTAGTTATTGAACATAATCTTGATATAATCAAAAATGCAGACTGGATTATAGATCTTGGTCCAGAGGGAGGAGACAGAGGAGGACAGATTGTAGCTGTAGGAACACCTGAGGAGATAATGGAAAATCCAAACTCGTATACAGGACAGTTCCTGAAAAAGTATCTTCAGGATGAGAGATTAACGAGCGTTTAG
- the cas6 gene encoding CRISPR-associated endoribonuclease Cas6 gives MRIKIIIEAEKHPIIYRHRAVSFIKEALKKADIDYKEYLYRGKITKPFCFNIPSPKNVPSQKEEIQIDENFIIEDTVYSLNGSYLSLYVSASDYRFLISLFNGIKRMGAFDFSSDTNMLINGKKISWGIKKVIYLNERPIRSDRIIFKTNSPILVEDINDKPVLFSDKNFEKELNEITDRILRSEHIKGRGLEKPLKFKPLKMNKKVIKHTLKKFREKTGKPIMYLTGNYGIFELSGHPKDLEILYKIGIGNRTGQGFGMVEVVG, from the coding sequence ATGAGAATAAAAATCATAATCGAAGCAGAGAAACACCCTATTATATACAGACATAGGGCAGTTTCATTCATTAAAGAAGCTTTAAAAAAAGCTGATATAGACTACAAAGAATATCTTTACAGAGGCAAGATAACCAAACCTTTCTGCTTTAACATTCCTTCTCCTAAAAATGTTCCTTCACAAAAAGAAGAAATACAGATAGATGAAAACTTCATAATAGAAGATACTGTTTATTCATTGAACGGATCCTATCTTTCCCTATATGTATCTGCTTCTGATTATCGGTTCTTAATAAGCCTATTTAATGGAATCAAAAGAATGGGAGCTTTTGATTTTAGCTCAGATACAAATATGCTGATAAACGGCAAAAAGATATCTTGGGGTATAAAAAAGGTTATTTACCTTAACGAGAGACCTATTAGATCTGATAGGATCATTTTTAAAACAAATTCACCCATATTAGTAGAAGATATAAATGACAAACCAGTTCTGTTTTCAGACAAAAATTTTGAAAAAGAACTAAATGAAATAACAGACAGAATACTCAGATCTGAACATATTAAAGGCAGAGGACTTGAAAAACCATTAAAGTTCAAACCTCTAAAAATGAACAAAAAAGTTATAAAGCACACATTAAAAAAGTTCAGAGAGAAAACAGGAAAACCTATCATGTATCTCACAGGAAATTACGGAATTTTTGAGCTGTCTGGACATCCGAAGGATCTTGAGATTCTCTACAAGATCGGCATTGGCAACAGAACCGGCCAGGGCTTCGGCATGGTGGAGGTAGTGGGATAA
- the cas8a1 gene encoding type I-B CRISPR-associated protein Cas8b1/Cst1 yields MERVYLGDWLCNAGIIGFLKINHHLWKIEREKLISQDESLLKFGDNYLEFDRKIFEGFSERFFDYAFHQYGRYENLLNLFKEYIEDLQNLDDEENFEKLAKKYFKNKDIKIENLPTLLPVEIFDRFKRILQGFTLLKKKLNKIPSKNDIKKDKNLLIDVLNEAISIMESEREEFWESDVQIYLRNIYGQKSFLNLSVNKDRFEKFYKDFEKPLIESSVKRDKTYKCINCIDRQAKKDTIFDTGISKFYGLNPDSVNFVWNFKPKLPLCEICEIIYFSYFAGLIPVNKNGKTVFYYVNSDTSLESLLKENLLLERKLTKEISENPFIEFFTELVLMSEEERARYTLQNTVIIELDLNNETMPKIYSFNISREKAEFLVNNKENFQKLSKVFYKIKNDSFSVLPEVIEKTLNNSLNFKYLNRLIKLHLKNANDSSYYATNITSYQLQLLNLLTKEFLQKVILGGTDMGIDENNLWSIYYQGIDLAKKLRESNAENKIQSIAYKLLNALRIGDTNQFMDVLIRTYMAYGEEIPSTFVKAISDKNTFYPLGYSFLNGLLGKEKPKEVSNNE; encoded by the coding sequence ATGGAAAGGGTTTATCTTGGAGACTGGCTTTGTAATGCAGGAATTATAGGGTTTTTGAAGATAAATCATCATCTATGGAAAATAGAAAGAGAAAAACTGATATCTCAGGATGAAAGTCTGTTAAAGTTCGGAGATAACTATTTAGAGTTTGACAGGAAGATATTTGAAGGTTTCTCTGAGAGGTTTTTTGATTATGCTTTTCACCAGTATGGTAGGTATGAAAATTTATTAAATCTTTTTAAAGAATACATAGAAGATTTACAAAATTTGGATGATGAGGAAAATTTTGAAAAATTAGCAAAGAAATATTTTAAAAATAAAGATATAAAAATAGAGAACCTACCAACTCTTTTACCAGTTGAAATATTTGATAGATTTAAAAGGATTTTACAGGGATTTACTCTTTTGAAGAAAAAGTTGAATAAGATACCTTCAAAAAATGATATAAAAAAAGATAAAAATTTACTAATTGATGTTTTAAATGAAGCTATCTCAATAATGGAATCTGAAAGAGAAGAATTTTGGGAAAGTGATGTTCAGATATATCTAAGAAATATCTACGGACAGAAAAGCTTTTTAAACCTTAGTGTTAATAAAGATAGATTTGAAAAATTTTATAAAGATTTTGAAAAACCTTTAATTGAAAGCAGTGTTAAACGTGACAAAACTTATAAATGCATAAACTGCATAGACAGGCAAGCCAAAAAAGATACTATTTTTGATACAGGAATTTCTAAATTTTATGGATTAAATCCAGATAGTGTGAACTTTGTCTGGAACTTTAAACCAAAACTTCCCCTCTGTGAAATCTGTGAAATTATTTATTTCTCTTATTTTGCTGGATTAATCCCCGTGAATAAGAATGGAAAAACTGTTTTCTATTATGTTAATTCCGACACTTCATTAGAAAGTCTGTTAAAAGAAAATCTTTTACTTGAAAGAAAACTTACAAAAGAGATTTCTGAAAATCCATTTATTGAATTTTTCACAGAACTTGTTTTGATGTCTGAAGAAGAAAGAGCAAGATATACATTACAAAACACAGTTATTATAGAATTGGACTTAAACAATGAAACGATGCCAAAGATTTACAGTTTTAATATTTCAAGGGAAAAAGCAGAATTTTTAGTAAACAACAAAGAAAACTTCCAAAAATTATCAAAAGTATTTTACAAGATAAAGAATGACAGCTTTTCAGTATTACCGGAAGTTATAGAAAAAACGTTAAACAACAGTTTGAACTTTAAGTATTTAAACAGATTGATAAAATTACATTTAAAAAACGCCAATGACTCAAGCTATTACGCCACAAATATAACCAGCTATCAGCTTCAGTTATTAAATCTTTTAACAAAGGAATTTTTACAAAAAGTAATTTTAGGAGGAACTGATATGGGTATTGATGAAAATAATCTCTGGAGCATTTACTACCAGGGTATAGACCTTGCAAAAAAACTAAGAGAATCTAATGCTGAAAATAAGATCCAATCAATTGCTTACAAACTTCTTAATGCTCTCAGGATAGGAGATACAAATCAGTTTATGGATGTCCTGATCAGAACATATATGGCTTATGGAGAAGAAATTCCTTCCACTTTTGTGAAAGCCATATCTGATAAAAATACATTTTATCCTTTAGGCTATAGCTTTTTAAATGGATTACTCGGCAAAGAAAAACCAAAGGAGGTTTCAAATAATGAGTAA
- the hemN gene encoding oxygen-independent coproporphyrinogen III oxidase: protein MAFHPQDVKFDLDLIMKYAKPAPRYTSYPTAQEFTPEITEKQWREKVIQSNKRKTPLSLYFHIPFCESACHFCGCNVIITRRKEVVQPYLEHLFKEMDIMCSLLDRSRKVVQLHWGGGTPNYLEDDQTVKLMEEIKKRFDFDENAEMSIEVDPRHVTKERIFLLRKIGFNRISFGIQDFNPKVQEAVNRIQPEELIFNVMSWIREAGFESVNIDLIYGLPYQTLETFTETVEKVIKLNPDRIANFNFAYVPWLKRLQRRIDESKLPPPAEKLEILKMTIEKLTDAGYLFIGMDHFAKPDDELAVAQRERTLHRNFQGYTTHAEAELIGFGATSISMLYDAYAQNHKKLKDYYEMIEEGKLPIERGIILTQDDIIRRDVIMRLMSHFQLYKKEIEEKYGIDFDQYFASEMEELKELEKDGLLKLYPDRIDVTPAGRLLIRNIAVTFDIYTKAKKEKRFSKAI, encoded by the coding sequence ATGGCTTTTCATCCTCAAGATGTAAAGTTTGATCTTGATCTTATTATGAAATATGCAAAACCTGCACCAAGATACACAAGTTACCCAACAGCTCAGGAGTTCACACCGGAGATAACAGAAAAACAGTGGAGAGAAAAAGTAATACAATCAAATAAAAGAAAAACACCCCTATCCCTCTATTTCCATATACCTTTCTGTGAGTCTGCATGTCATTTCTGCGGTTGTAATGTTATTATCACGAGAAGAAAAGAAGTAGTTCAGCCTTATTTAGAGCATCTTTTTAAAGAGATGGACATTATGTGCTCACTTTTAGACCGCTCAAGAAAGGTCGTTCAGCTCCACTGGGGTGGTGGAACGCCTAACTACCTTGAAGATGATCAGACAGTAAAACTTATGGAAGAGATAAAGAAAAGGTTTGATTTTGATGAAAATGCTGAGATGTCTATAGAGGTAGACCCGAGACATGTTACAAAGGAAAGAATATTCCTTCTTAGAAAGATAGGTTTCAACAGGATAAGTTTTGGTATTCAGGATTTTAATCCAAAAGTTCAGGAAGCTGTTAACAGGATACAGCCTGAGGAGCTTATATTTAACGTTATGTCGTGGATAAGGGAAGCCGGGTTTGAAAGTGTGAATATAGATCTTATTTACGGTCTTCCCTACCAGACTCTTGAAACGTTTACAGAAACTGTTGAGAAGGTTATAAAGCTCAATCCAGATAGAATAGCAAACTTTAATTTTGCTTATGTTCCATGGCTTAAAAGACTTCAGAGAAGAATAGATGAATCTAAACTCCCACCACCTGCTGAAAAACTTGAGATACTGAAGATGACTATAGAAAAGCTGACAGATGCAGGATACCTTTTCATAGGTATGGATCATTTTGCAAAACCTGATGATGAGCTTGCCGTTGCCCAGAGAGAAAGAACTCTCCACAGAAACTTCCAGGGATACACAACACACGCAGAGGCTGAGCTTATAGGTTTTGGTGCAACATCTATAAGCATGCTATATGATGCCTATGCACAGAACCATAAAAAGCTGAAAGACTACTATGAGATGATTGAGGAAGGAAAACTTCCTATAGAAAGGGGAATAATCCTCACACAGGATGACATTATCAGAAGGGACGTTATAATGAGGCTTATGTCCCACTTCCAGCTTTACAAGAAAGAGATTGAGGAAAAATACGGAATAGATTTTGATCAGTATTTTGCATCAGAGATGGAAGAACTTAAAGAGCTTGAAAAAGATGGACTTTTAAAGCTTTATCCAGACAGAATAGATGTAACACCTGCTGGAAGACTTCTTATAAGAAATATAGCTGTTACCTTTGATATCTATACAAAGGCTAAAAAGGAAAAGAGATTTTCCAAAGCTATATAA
- the hisH gene encoding imidazole glycerol phosphate synthase subunit HisH: protein MITVVDYGMGNLRSVAKALEKVGLDVKVSSDPEDVLNSKAIVVPGVGAFGDAMHNLDRLGLLDPVIRSIESGKPYLGICLGLQILFEYGYEFGEHKGLGVLRGKVIRFENREGFKVPHMGWNQVWIKQKDGLFSDIKDGEYYYFVHSFYAVPSEESDIASTTDYITEFCSAVQKGNVWAVQFHPEKSQKAGLKLLENFKGFVEKES from the coding sequence ATGATAACCGTTGTTGATTATGGAATGGGAAATCTGAGAAGTGTTGCTAAAGCACTTGAGAAGGTTGGGCTTGATGTGAAGGTATCCTCTGATCCTGAAGATGTTCTTAATTCAAAAGCTATCGTTGTTCCAGGTGTTGGTGCTTTTGGTGATGCTATGCATAATCTTGACAGACTTGGTCTGCTGGATCCTGTGATCAGATCAATAGAGTCTGGTAAGCCTTATCTCGGGATATGTCTTGGACTTCAGATACTTTTTGAGTATGGTTATGAGTTTGGAGAACATAAGGGACTAGGTGTTCTGAGAGGAAAAGTAATAAGATTTGAAAACAGGGAAGGCTTTAAAGTCCCACACATGGGATGGAATCAGGTCTGGATAAAACAGAAAGATGGACTTTTCTCAGATATAAAGGATGGTGAGTACTACTACTTTGTCCACTCATTTTATGCTGTTCCTTCTGAGGAAAGTGATATAGCCTCAACAACAGATTATATAACAGAGTTCTGCTCAGCTGTTCAGAAAGGAAATGTGTGGGCTGTCCAGTTTCACCCTGAGAAAAGCCAGAAAGCAGGGCTTAAATTACTTGAAAACTTTAAAGGTTTTGTAGAAAAAGAGAGCTGA
- the cas7i gene encoding type I-B CRISPR-associated protein Cas7/Cst2/DevR: protein MSNLQPKGLTISIIFDAMSLNYGEGVGNISELKKLSRSGELYSYESRQAIRFDTYRLLKEIFGIDSDKEEPLTGDNDVVQFKPEANVKDYIEADLFGYMKTEKDKGALTRPAVVRINPAISLEPMNLDVEFGTNLNFAQRAGTNPNPFQFEHHSSLYSYTITIELDKVGKDENDEIDIEPEEKARRINMLLDVLKILNRNIKGRMESLNPLFAIGGVYNVKNPFFLGRLKVSYNKENRKYSVKTPIIASILDISFNGEKVKDNTHIGIIEGYWENESDIKELLPDNQVHNINDFFEELKKKVNDYYGIKN, encoded by the coding sequence ATGAGTAACTTACAACCAAAAGGATTAACAATATCAATAATCTTTGATGCGATGAGTTTAAACTATGGAGAAGGAGTTGGAAATATTTCTGAACTAAAAAAATTATCAAGGTCTGGCGAGCTTTACTCTTATGAATCAAGACAGGCAATAAGGTTTGATACATACCGATTACTAAAAGAAATTTTTGGGATAGATAGTGATAAAGAAGAACCTCTAACAGGGGACAATGATGTTGTTCAATTTAAACCTGAAGCTAATGTAAAAGATTATATTGAAGCTGATTTATTTGGTTATATGAAAACAGAAAAAGATAAAGGGGCTTTAACAAGGCCTGCAGTAGTTAGAATAAATCCAGCAATATCTTTAGAACCTATGAATTTAGATGTGGAGTTTGGAACAAATCTAAATTTTGCTCAAAGAGCAGGAACAAATCCTAATCCTTTCCAGTTTGAACACCATTCTTCCCTTTACTCGTACACCATAACCATAGAACTTGATAAAGTAGGTAAAGACGAAAACGACGAAATTGATATAGAACCAGAAGAAAAGGCAAGAAGAATTAATATGCTCCTTGATGTATTAAAAATATTAAACAGAAATATCAAAGGAAGAATGGAAAGTCTGAATCCACTTTTTGCCATTGGCGGAGTTTACAATGTAAAAAATCCATTTTTCCTCGGCAGACTAAAAGTTAGTTACAATAAAGAGAACAGGAAATATTCTGTTAAAACTCCTATAATAGCCTCTATTTTAGATATAAGTTTCAATGGAGAAAAAGTTAAAGATAATACCCATATAGGTATTATAGAAGGATACTGGGAAAACGAATCCGACATTAAAGAACTACTGCCAGATAATCAGGTTCACAATATAAATGATTTCTTTGAGGAGCTAAAGAAAAAGGTTAACGATTATTATGGGATAAAAAATTAA
- a CDS encoding type II toxin-antitoxin system mRNA interferase toxin, RelE/StbE family encodes MYQLVFTETYLRREKDFLKKHKDLIPRYKKVLRLLEINPYHPSLRLHKLKGKFKDKYSVSITMNYRIIITFAVVENEIVLIDIGSHDEIYKG; translated from the coding sequence ATGTATCAGCTTGTCTTTACTGAAACATATTTAAGAAGGGAAAAGGATTTCTTAAAAAAACACAAGGACTTGATCCCACGATACAAGAAAGTTTTAAGATTGCTAGAAATAAATCCGTATCATCCTTCATTAAGGTTACACAAACTAAAGGGGAAATTTAAAGATAAGTATTCTGTCTCTATAACAATGAATTACCGCATTATTATTACATTTGCTGTCGTTGAGAATGAAATCGTATTGATAGATATAGGTTCCCATGATGAGATATATAAAGGATAA
- the cas5b gene encoding type I-B CRISPR-associated protein Cas5b, with protein sequence MKILRIKAYQLFANYRKPMSYNYWDSYPLPPLSTIRGWFHYVVWNGNKDENRHYIPISMSIQGKFSSVIQDLQTLIKFDRKRNTKGEIVIEGFNKAFSKSPTYVTNIFDINLHIYIKAEEHFLHRFIENVFKLEYPSIGRYEDLVRIDELKIIEPEPIDLYEEPHDIYYGIYINKKTADYFGLRGINYRMNFKYDGDLLNKTGLRYFERKDIVYVDNAVLGEGEILFDKEENRVIDLVGD encoded by the coding sequence ATGAAGATTTTAAGAATTAAAGCCTATCAACTTTTTGCGAATTACAGAAAACCAATGAGTTACAACTACTGGGATAGCTATCCACTACCGCCTCTTTCAACTATTAGAGGTTGGTTTCACTACGTAGTCTGGAACGGAAACAAAGATGAAAACAGGCATTATATTCCTATCTCTATGAGTATTCAGGGAAAGTTCTCTTCTGTAATTCAGGATTTACAGACACTTATAAAGTTTGATAGAAAAAGGAACACAAAAGGAGAAATCGTAATAGAAGGCTTTAACAAAGCTTTCTCAAAATCTCCGACTTATGTAACAAATATTTTTGATATAAACCTACATATATACATAAAAGCAGAAGAACACTTTCTGCACAGATTTATTGAAAATGTTTTCAAATTAGAGTATCCATCAATTGGAAGATACGAAGATTTAGTTAGAATTGATGAGTTAAAGATAATAGAGCCAGAACCTATAGATCTCTATGAAGAGCCTCACGATATATACTACGGGATTTACATTAACAAAAAAACTGCCGACTATTTTGGACTTAGGGGAATAAACTACAGAATGAACTTTAAGTATGATGGTGACCTGCTTAATAAAACAGGACTAAGATACTTTGAGAGGAAAGATATAGTATATGTTGATAATGCTGTATTGGGAGAAGGAGAAATCTTATTTGATAAAGAAGAAAACAGGGTAATAGATTTAGTAGGGGATTAA